In a genomic window of Alphaproteobacteria bacterium:
- the lptC gene encoding LPS export ABC transporter periplasmic protein LptC yields the protein MTGDIDRPANFSPQSDAQRRERLSRREVSAEVYSESYTKFVRTLRLVLPLLAAGIVMVLFLWPAGDEEAIIPVKQDKEMLKGQNVAKNELTNPHFESADKKNNPYKISALRAVMGEKNENLIMMEQPVGEMRMENGAKVRVTSRTGAYRRDTERFYLNGAVDITHDRGYTLKSEETHFDLKAKLAWSDVDVTATGPDVSISAKGLRADNEKGTLLFTGPATLTLDQGLEGLE from the coding sequence GTGACAGGGGACATCGACAGGCCGGCAAATTTTTCTCCCCAGAGCGACGCACAACGGCGCGAGCGTCTGAGCCGCCGGGAGGTCTCCGCGGAGGTTTATAGTGAAAGCTATACGAAGTTCGTGCGGACGCTGCGGCTGGTTCTGCCGTTGCTGGCGGCGGGGATCGTGATGGTTTTGTTCCTGTGGCCTGCGGGTGATGAGGAGGCGATCATTCCCGTCAAGCAGGACAAGGAGATGCTCAAGGGGCAGAATGTTGCCAAGAATGAGTTGACGAATCCGCATTTCGAAAGCGCGGATAAAAAGAACAATCCCTATAAAATCAGTGCTTTGCGTGCGGTGATGGGGGAGAAGAACGAAAACCTGATCATGATGGAACAGCCGGTCGGGGAGATGCGGATGGAGAACGGGGCGAAGGTGCGCGTGACTTCGCGGACGGGCGCTTATCGGCGGGATACGGAACGGTTTTACCTGAACGGGGCGGTCGATATCACGCATGATCGGGGTTATACATTGAAAAGCGAGGAGACGCATTTCGACCTCAAGGCCAAGCTGGCGTGGTCGGATGTGGATGTGACGGCCACGGGGCCGGATGTTTCGATCTCTGCCAAGGGATTGAGGGCGGATAACGAGAAGGGGACGCTGTTGTTTACGGGACCAGCTACGCTGACGCTCGATCAGGGGCTGGAGGGGCTTGAATGA
- a CDS encoding KpsF/GutQ family sugar-phosphate isomerase, whose protein sequence is MKPQSETDISHAVRVLTAESDALAQLARSIDQNFADAVSAIHAMKTAARGSGRLIVAGIGKSGHVARKIAATLASTGTPAYYVHPGEASHGDMGMITPKDVVLMLSNSGENVELSDLIHYSKRFDITLIALTGNPDSTLAKYADIKLIYPKVPEACPNGLAPTTSTTMMIALGDALAVALLERMGLTPEQYKVFHPGGKLGQRLMKVSELMVSGADLPLVPPESLMDRTLIVLTEKNLGVALVVNDAGGLLGLVTDGDLKRHMAPDLLQRSVTEIMTKNPKSISPDALAVEALDLMTKKKGRYLTTLVVMDGERLCGIIRLQDCLQAGIA, encoded by the coding sequence TTGAAGCCACAGAGCGAAACAGATATCAGCCATGCGGTTCGTGTCCTGACCGCTGAGTCGGACGCTTTGGCGCAGCTTGCGCGCAGTATCGATCAGAATTTTGCCGATGCGGTTTCCGCCATTCATGCCATGAAAACTGCCGCGCGCGGTTCGGGGCGTCTGATCGTCGCGGGGATCGGCAAGAGCGGCCATGTGGCGCGGAAGATTGCGGCCACTCTGGCTTCGACCGGGACGCCCGCCTATTACGTTCATCCGGGCGAGGCGAGTCACGGCGATATGGGGATGATTACGCCCAAGGATGTGGTTTTGATGCTCTCCAATTCCGGGGAGAATGTTGAGCTGAGCGACCTTATCCATTATTCGAAACGTTTCGATATTACGCTGATTGCCCTGACGGGCAACCCCGACAGTACGCTGGCGAAGTATGCGGATATCAAGCTGATTTACCCGAAAGTGCCCGAAGCGTGCCCGAACGGGCTGGCGCCCACGACCTCTACGACCATGATGATCGCGCTGGGCGATGCCTTGGCTGTCGCGCTTTTGGAGCGGATGGGGCTGACGCCCGAACAATATAAAGTCTTTCATCCGGGCGGAAAGCTGGGGCAGAGGCTGATGAAGGTTTCGGAGTTGATGGTTTCGGGGGCCGATCTGCCGCTGGTGCCGCCGGAGAGCCTGATGGACCGGACGCTGATCGTGCTGACGGAGAAAAATCTCGGCGTGGCGCTGGTCGTGAACGATGCGGGCGGGCTTCTTGGTCTTGTTACGGACGGGGATCTGAAGCGGCATATGGCACCGGACCTGCTGCAGAGGTCCGTCACGGAGATTATGACGAAAAATCCCAAATCCATTTCCCCGGATGCGCTGGCTGTAGAGGCGCTCGATCTCATGACCAAGAAGAAGGGGCGGTATCTGACGACCCTTGTGGTGATGGATGGCGAGCGTTTATGCGGTATTATCCGTTTGCAGGATTGTCTGCAGGCCGGGATCGCGTGA
- a CDS encoding ribonuclease D, giving the protein MSITLHKEDLPSGLSFGEAVAVDTETMGLNPLRDRLCLVQLSAGDGTAHLVQFSGKSYNAPNLSALMANPKVVKIFHFARFDIATLRHHLGVDCASLYCTKIASKLARTYTDDHSLRGVCRDLLGVEISKQQQSSDWGAAELTSEQLSYAASDVYYLHKLRAQLEIKLKREGRAELARKCFDFLPARAALDLAGWAQTDIFEH; this is encoded by the coding sequence TTGAGCATCACATTGCATAAAGAGGATCTTCCCAGCGGGCTGAGTTTCGGCGAAGCTGTGGCCGTGGACACCGAGACGATGGGGCTAAACCCCCTGCGCGACCGTTTGTGCCTGGTTCAGCTTTCGGCCGGGGACGGGACGGCGCATCTGGTGCAGTTTTCGGGGAAGAGTTACAACGCGCCGAATTTGTCGGCCCTCATGGCCAATCCTAAAGTTGTGAAGATTTTTCATTTTGCGCGGTTTGATATTGCGACACTCAGGCATCATCTGGGCGTGGATTGCGCGAGTTTGTATTGCACCAAAATCGCCTCGAAGCTGGCGCGGACCTATACGGACGATCACAGTCTGCGCGGGGTTTGCCGCGATCTGCTGGGCGTCGAGATCAGCAAGCAGCAGCAATCCTCGGACTGGGGGGCGGCGGAGCTGACGAGCGAACAACTCAGCTATGCGGCCAGCGATGTTTATTATCTGCACAAGCTGCGGGCGCAGCTGGAGATCAAGCTCAAACGCGAGGGGCGGGCGGAACTGGCGCGGAAGTGCTTTGACTTCCTGCCTGCACGGGCGGCGCTTGATCTGGCCGGATGGGCGCAAACCGATATTTTCGAGCACTAA
- a CDS encoding response regulator, with translation MKILIVDREGITAQLMKARLEPLGHQIKEETSKNNAVELLANERFDMIFIDPMPLTSARPVILNIRRASSNYPYVLHMATEGTQIEAIQSGANDFIAKPIDPESLDKKVESAKRLTALIKRIGDDKEDFPSAGGIIAKSAFNQLFLSAIDRADRYGERTYIVFIRLSNYQDIAEREGPYAADYAVAKLSQYLVRLRRQSDIIAQTERFEYALLLQRPLYETEPEEAANRFAEAVAGFKDFFAAGEVAPEVTVKLVDLPVGSQIVEHYLTKDSAKR, from the coding sequence ATGAAAATTCTTATCGTGGACCGGGAAGGCATAACCGCCCAGCTGATGAAAGCGCGTCTTGAACCGCTCGGTCATCAGATCAAGGAAGAGACCTCAAAGAACAACGCCGTCGAGCTTCTCGCCAACGAACGCTTCGATATGATCTTCATTGACCCTATGCCGCTGACCAGCGCCCGCCCGGTGATCCTCAACATCCGCCGCGCCAGCTCGAATTATCCCTACGTGCTTCATATGGCCACCGAAGGCACCCAGATCGAGGCCATCCAGTCCGGCGCCAATGATTTCATCGCCAAGCCGATCGACCCCGAAAGCCTCGACAAAAAAGTCGAAAGCGCCAAGCGCCTCACCGCTCTGATCAAGCGCATCGGCGACGACAAGGAGGATTTCCCGAGCGCCGGAGGCATCATCGCCAAATCCGCCTTCAACCAGCTTTTTCTCTCCGCCATAGACCGCGCCGACCGCTACGGCGAGCGCACCTACATCGTTTTCATCCGTCTTTCGAACTATCAGGACATCGCCGAGCGCGAAGGCCCGTATGCCGCCGATTACGCCGTGGCCAAACTCTCCCAGTACCTCGTGCGCCTGCGCCGTCAATCCGACATCATCGCCCAGACCGAGCGCTTCGAATACGCGCTTTTGCTCCAGCGCCCCCTCTACGAAACCGAACCGGAAGAGGCCGCCAACCGCTTCGCCGAAGCCGTCGCGGGCTTCAAGGATTTCTTCGCCGCCGGCGAAGTCGCCCCCGAAGTCACGGTCAAGCTGGTCGATCTCCCCGTCGGCTCTCAGATCGTCGAGCATTACCTGACCAAGGACAGCGCCAAACGCTAA
- a CDS encoding IS1595 family transposase, producing the protein MNLTDKIYNDEDAARIHLEAIRWPNGVICPICGGTDKIKPSKMKNKATKANPVPKEVRGYYHCGDCCDRFTVRTGMIYERSHIPLHKWVLATHLLCSSKKGMSAHQLHRMLGLTYKSAWFMAHRIREAMMETFGEPMGGEGESVQIDETYFGKKEVVTKRTIRGKPSHSSKMSVVTLVSKGKSRTFHVDTANVATIREILAKNVKQETALHTDESNLYKKVGQEYGDHKTVKHTAGQYVNKGVHVNSCENYFSIFKRGMRGVYQHCKEKHLQRYLNEFDFRYNSRDITDSDRALLCLKGAEGKRLTYRGA; encoded by the coding sequence ATGAATTTGACTGACAAAATTTACAACGATGAAGACGCCGCCCGCATCCATTTGGAGGCTATAAGGTGGCCTAACGGCGTAATTTGTCCGATCTGCGGCGGTACTGATAAGATCAAGCCGTCTAAGATGAAAAACAAGGCCACTAAAGCCAACCCTGTACCCAAAGAAGTTAGGGGTTACTACCATTGCGGCGATTGCTGCGACAGGTTCACAGTCAGAACGGGCATGATTTATGAAAGATCACACATCCCCTTGCATAAGTGGGTCTTGGCCACGCATCTTCTTTGCTCTTCTAAAAAAGGCATGAGCGCCCACCAGTTGCACAGAATGTTAGGACTGACATACAAATCCGCTTGGTTTATGGCGCACAGGATTCGTGAGGCCATGATGGAAACTTTTGGCGAACCTATGGGCGGCGAAGGTGAGAGCGTTCAGATTGATGAAACCTACTTCGGCAAGAAAGAGGTTGTTACCAAGCGCACGATTCGCGGCAAGCCGAGCCATAGCAGCAAAATGTCTGTGGTCACGCTGGTTAGCAAGGGCAAATCCCGCACTTTCCATGTCGATACGGCGAATGTGGCTACGATCCGCGAAATTCTAGCCAAGAACGTAAAGCAGGAAACCGCCCTGCACACAGATGAAAGCAATCTTTACAAGAAGGTCGGCCAAGAATACGGCGATCATAAAACAGTCAAGCACACTGCGGGCCAATATGTTAATAAAGGCGTTCATGTGAATAGCTGCGAAAACTATTTTTCCATCTTCAAGCGCGGCATGAGGGGTGTTTACCAGCACTGCAAAGAAAAACACTTGCAGCGCTATTTGAACGAGTTTGATTTCCGGTACAACAGCCGCGATATTACTGACTCTGACAGGGCGTTGCTTTGCCTCAAAGGTGCTGAGGGTAAAAGACTGACTTACCGCGGGGCTTAA
- the recR gene encoding recombination protein RecR codes for MSEGGPLDHLIRMLAGLPGLGNRSARRIALHLIERREALMLPLARGLERVATEIKDCAVCGNLDSVSPCRICCDPHRDAAKICIVAHVSDVWAVERTGAYKGRYHVLGGLLSALDGIGPGDLRIDSLLSRLKDSPQVAANDGPLNGKGPGVEEVILALSATVDGQSTAHYISDRLQHFSLRVTRLAHGVPVGGELDYLDDGTIVTALNSRSAA; via the coding sequence ATGAGCGAAGGCGGGCCGCTTGACCATCTGATCCGAATGCTGGCGGGTTTGCCGGGGCTGGGCAATCGCTCGGCGCGGCGGATTGCGCTGCATCTGATCGAGCGCCGGGAGGCGCTGATGCTGCCGCTGGCGCGGGGGCTGGAGCGGGTGGCCACGGAGATCAAGGATTGCGCGGTGTGCGGGAATCTCGACTCGGTTTCGCCGTGCCGGATTTGCTGCGATCCGCATCGGGATGCCGCAAAAATCTGTATCGTGGCGCATGTCAGCGATGTGTGGGCGGTCGAGCGCACGGGCGCTTACAAGGGGCGGTATCACGTTCTCGGCGGTCTTTTATCCGCTCTGGACGGGATCGGGCCGGGGGATTTGCGGATCGATTCGCTTTTGTCGCGCCTGAAGGACTCTCCGCAGGTTGCAGCAAACGATGGGCCTCTCAACGGGAAGGGTCCGGGGGTCGAGGAAGTTATTCTGGCGCTTTCGGCCACGGTGGACGGGCAATCGACCGCGCATTATATCTCCGACCGGTTGCAGCATTTTTCGTTGCGCGTTACGCGATTGGCGCACGGCGTTCCGGTGGGCGGGGAGCTGGATTATCTGGATGACGGAACGATCGTGACGGCGCTCAATTCACGCAGTGCCGCTTGA
- a CDS encoding outer membrane lipoprotein carrier protein LolA yields MKRFSLILSVLCLFGAGAAFAAVDAGDVAKAEAYFQKLKTAQARFVQTTHNGQQVTGTFYLSRPGKLRFEYDPPNKDFVVADGTFIYFYDGELDEQTNAPIGTTLADFFLRKEFSLKGDLTVKETRTMAGFLQVEVTQTADPAEGTLTFAFTESPFALKKWRVVDGQGAITEVELFYLKTGVELDKKLFGYVDPKFKDEGRKPSFND; encoded by the coding sequence ATGAAGCGTTTTTCCCTGATTCTCTCCGTGTTGTGTCTCTTTGGCGCCGGGGCGGCGTTTGCGGCGGTCGATGCCGGGGATGTGGCCAAGGCCGAGGCCTATTTCCAGAAGCTGAAAACCGCGCAGGCGCGGTTCGTGCAGACCACGCATAACGGGCAGCAGGTGACGGGGACGTTCTATCTGAGCCGTCCGGGCAAGCTGCGGTTCGAGTACGACCCGCCGAACAAGGATTTCGTGGTGGCGGACGGGACGTTCATCTATTTTTATGACGGGGAGCTGGATGAGCAGACCAATGCGCCGATCGGCACGACTCTGGCGGATTTCTTTTTGCGGAAGGAGTTTTCGCTGAAAGGCGATCTGACGGTCAAGGAGACGCGGACGATGGCCGGATTTCTGCAGGTCGAGGTGACGCAAACGGCGGACCCGGCCGAAGGGACGCTGACCTTCGCGTTTACGGAAAGCCCGTTCGCGCTCAAGAAATGGCGCGTGGTGGACGGGCAGGGGGCGATCACGGAAGTCGAGTTGTTTTATCTGAAGACCGGGGTCGAGCTGGATAAAAAGCTGTTCGGGTATGTCGATCCGAAATTCAAGGACGAGGGCCGGAAGCCGTCGTTCAATGACTGA